A genomic stretch from Penicillium digitatum chromosome 4, complete sequence includes:
- a CDS encoding putative RNA-directed DNA polymerase from transposon X-element — protein MEQHNISLRWAPGHTGIEGNEAADTLAGEGALRGSAIGMEAEPTISGIRSIFRELRNEARLRWWDTVSQKLSQWYRRWSDTYEIDSLPELELRRPALHRWLALRSSHGDFDWYHRKFNHEDAKLDCSCGRRKSPEHLALCHKTQRSFRHWPKRPPTPPTDRTEAVAYLRSLDPKQFVELLELTSFYSRVCTR, from the coding sequence atggaacagcacaatatcagtctccgatgggcccctgggcacactgggatcgaagggaacgaagctgctgacaccttagccggtgaaggcgcgctacgcggtagtgctatagggatggaagccgaacccacgattagcgggatccgatctatcttccgggaacttcggaacgaggctcgcttgcgctggtgggacacggtctctcaaaaactctcccagtggtaccgacgctggtcagacacctacgagattgattcactgccggaactcgaactccgacgaccagcgctccaccgctggcttgccctccgctcgtcgcatggcgacttcgactggtaccaccgcaagttcaaccacgaagacgccaaactcgactgctcatgcggccgccgaaagtcaccagagcacctcgctctctgccacaaaacccagaggtctttccgacactggccaaaacgccccccgacacctccaaccgacaggacagaggcagtcgcctaccttcgcagcctggaccccaagcagtttgttgaactactggagctcacaagcttctactcgcgggtctgcacgaggtaa